One Gossypium hirsutum isolate 1008001.06 chromosome A11, Gossypium_hirsutum_v2.1, whole genome shotgun sequence genomic window carries:
- the LOC107912286 gene encoding protein phosphatase 2C 32 isoform X1, with translation MGNGTSRVVGCFVPFNGKSGVDLDFLEPLDEGLGHSFCYVRPPIFDSPAITPSNSERFTVDSSTLDSETLSGSFRHETIEDSLGLQRQSKSFPETTFKTISGASVSANVSTARTGNQIAMFATDVQEPAASFESTSSFAAIPLQPVPRGSGPLNSFMSGPLERGFASGPLDRGGGFMSGPIEKGVMSGPLDTADKSNFSAPLTRGCRRPHFQRFMRSVSGPMKRTFSKHSMGSGWMQRFLLHPLTRLAWHAKEPKLRSEPSRNCLEGGPSEGEYGSSRNLQWAHGKAGEDRVHVVLSEEQGWLFIGIYDGFSGPDAPDFLMSHLYKAIDKELEGLLWDYEDKSRFDPLKPEISTSRNPHASFECSKENQSNSCSDQEILSSIGELLNQENTKGQSSNNEIVEENDDVRDKKEQDLSKCRKSTLGAECECESFPHANLAGQGRKSMRLYELLQMEPWDGQGYLSISQMDRQGKSSCNFQPLSDNLECINPSNFKDDRSNIQGEDPTTSGEDIGVGLDFDNQGAATAATMSGQRHNTRKSLIGSKIRKVYRKQKSLRKKLFPWSYDWHREEICVDERIVESSGPIRRRKSGVVDHDAVLRAMARALESTEEAYMEMVEKALDINPELALMGSCVLVMLMKDQDVYVMNLGDSRVILAQERPNDRHPNPNSVKDDLKYRNRSRELLARMELDRISEESPMHNQHGQVSILNKNRDISICRLKMKALQLSTDHSTSIEEEILRIQAEHPDDDKAISNDRVKGQLKVTRAFGAGFLKKPACNEALLEMFQIDYVGNAPYVSCIPSVVHHRLSPSDRFLVLSSDGLYQYFSNEEVVAHVTWFMENVPEGDPAQYLVAELLFRAAKKNGMDFHELLDIPHGDRRKYHDDVSVMVVSLEGRIWRSSG, from the exons TTGATTTAGATTTTCTAGAGCCCTTGGATGAAGGCTTAGGCCATTCATTTTGTTATGTTAGGCCTCCGATTTTTGACTCTCCTGCCATTACTCCATCAAACTCGGAGAGGTTTACCGTTGATTCAAGTACCCTTGATTCTGAGACGTTGAGTGGGTCATTTAGACATGAAACCATAGAGGATTCCTTAGGACTACAAAGACAGAGTAAGAGTTTTCCAGAAACTACATTTAAGACCATCTCTGGTGCATCGGTTAGCGCGAATGTTTCTACAGCTAGAACTGGTAACCAGATCGCAATGTTTGCTACTGATGTCCAAGAGCCTGCTGCATCATTTGAGAGCACCTCCTCTTTTGCTGCAATCCCTTTGCAGCCAGTTCCTCGTGGTTCTGGTCCTCTGAACAGCTTTATGTCTGGACCTCTTGAGAGAGGGTTTGCTTCAGGGCCTCTTGATAGGGGAGGTGGTTTTATGTCTGGACCAATTGAGAAGGGTGTGATGTCTGGCCCCCTTGATACTGCTGATAAATCCAATTTCTCTGCGCCACTTACACGTGGTTGTAGAAGACCCCATTTCCAGCGATTTATGAGAAGTGTTAGCGGACCAATGAAAAGGACCTTTTCAAAGCATTCTATGGGGTCTGGTTGGATGCAAAGATTCTTGCTGCACCCACTAACTCGATTGGCATGGCATGCTAAGGAGCCCAAGCTTCGATCAGAACCCTCTCGGAATTGTCTTGAAGGGGGGCCATCTGAAGGGGAATACGGGAGCAGTCGAAACTTGCAATGGGCTCATGGAAAGGCTGGTGAAGATAGGGTTCATGTTGTGCTTTCAGAAGAGCAAGGATGGCTGTTTATTGGGATATATGATGGTTTTAGTGGTCCTGATGCTCCGGATTTTCTGATGAGCCATCTTTATAAAGCCATAGACAAGGAATTGGAAGGGCTGCTCTGGGATTATGAAGATAAATCTAGATTTGATCCATTAAAACCTGAAATATCTACGAGTAGAAACCCTCATGCCAGTTTTGAGTGCAGCAAAGAAAATCAGTCAAATTCTTGTTCAGATCAAGAAATATTGTCTAGCATAGGAGAATTGCTTAATCAAGAAAATACTAAGGGTCAGTCTTCTAATAATGAGATAGTTGAGGAAAATGATGATGTGAGGGACAAGAAGGAACAGGATTTATCTAAGTGTAGAAAGTCCACTTTAGGGGCTGAATGTGAATGTGAATCTTTTCCACATGCAAACTTAGCTGGTCAAGGCAGGAAAAGCATGCGGCTGTATGAGTTACTTCAGATGGAGCCATGGGATGGTCAAGGTTATTTGTCAATCTCACAAATGGATAGACAAGGAAAAAGTTCTTGCAATTTTCAACCGCTTTCAGATAATTTAGAATGCATCAACCCATCAAATTTCAAAGATGATAGGTCTAACATACAAGGTGAAGATCCTACCACTTCAGGAGAAGATATTGGGGTTGGGCTTGATTTTGATAATCAAGGTGCTGCAACTGCTGCTACCATGTCAGGGCAAAGGCATAATACACGAAAGTCCTTGATTGGTTCAAAGATACGGAAAGTATATCGGAAGCAGAAGTCATTACGGAAGAAGCTTTTTCCTTGGAGCTATGATTGGCACAGAGAAGAGATTTGTGTGGATGAGAGAATAGTTGAATCTTCAGGACCTATTAGGAGGCGCAAGTCTGGAGTTGTTGACCATGATGCTGTGTTGAGAGCAATGGCTCGGGCGCTCGAAAGTACTGAAGAAGCTTATATGGAAATGGTGGAAAAGGCTCTTGACATAAATCCAGAGCTTGCTTTGATGGGATCATGTGTTCTAGTGATGTTAATGAAGGACCAGGATGTATATGTCATGAACCTTGGGGATAGCCGTGTGATTTTGGCACAGGAAAGACCAAATGATCGCCATCCAAATCCAAATTCTGTGAAGGATGATTTAAAGTATAGAAACAGATCTAGAGAGTTGCTAGCGCGTATGGAACTGGACAGAATATCAGAGGAGTCTCCTATGCATAACCAACACGGTCAAGTTAGCATACTGAATAAGAACAGAGACATCTCTATCTGCAGATTGAAGATGAAGGCGCTCCAACTTTCCACTGACCACAGCACAAGTATTGAAGAG GAAATCTTAAGAATACAGGCGGAACACCCTGATGATGacaaagccatttcaaatgaTAGGGTGAAGGGGCAATTGAAAGTCACTAGGGCATTTGGTGCTGGTTTCCTGAAGAAG CCAGCTTGTAATGAAGCTCTGCTAGAGATGTTTCAAATTGATTATGTGGGAAATGCTCCTTATGTTAGCTGCATCCCGTCTGTTGTTCACCATCGGCTCTCCCCTAGTGACCGATTCTTGGTACTATCATCTGATGGACTTTACCAGTATTTCAGCAATGAAGAGGTTGTTGCCCATGTCACATGGTTTATGGAAAATGTTCCTGAAGGTGATCCTGCACAATACCTTGTTGCAGAGCTTCTGTTCCGTGCTGCAAAAAAGAATG GAATGGATTTTCATGAATTGCTCGACATACCTCATGGAGATCGGCGTAAATATCATGATGATGTTTCTGTTATGGTTGTTTCTTTGGAGGGAAGAATTTGGAGGTCTTctggatga
- the LOC107912286 gene encoding protein phosphatase 2C 32 isoform X2 — protein sequence MGNGTSRVVGCFVPFNGKSGVDLDFLEPLDEGLGHSFCYVRPPIFDSPAITPSNSERFTVDSSTLDSETLSGSFRHETIEDSLGLQRQSKSFPETTFKTISGASVSANVSTARTGNQIAMFATDVQEPAASFESTSSFAAIPLQPVPRGSGPLNSFMSGPLERGFASGPLDRGGGFMSGPIEKGVMSGPLDTADKSNFSAPLTRGCRRPHFQRFMRSVSGPMKRTFSKHSMGSGWMQRFLLHPLTRLAWHAKEPKLRSEPSRNCLEGGPSEGEYGSSRNLQWAHGKAGEDRVHVVLSEEQGWLFIGIYDGFSGPDAPDFLMSHLYKAIDKELEGLLWDYEDKSRFDPLKPEISTSRNPHASFECSKENQSNSCSDQEILSSIGELLNQENTKGQSSNNEIVEENDDVRDKKEQDLSKCRKSTLGAECECESFPHANLAGQGRKSMRLYELLQMEPWDGQGYLSISQMDRQGKSSCNFQPLSDNLECINPSNFKDDRSNIQGEDPTTSGEDIGVGLDFDNQGAATAATMSGQRHNTRKSLIGSKIRKVYRKQKSLRKKLFPWSYDWHREEICVDERIVESSGPIRRRKSGVVDHDAVLRAMARALESTEEAYMEMVEKALDINPELALMGSCVLVMLMKDQDVYVMNLGDSRVILAQERPNDRHPNPNSVKDDLKYRNRSRELLARMELDRISEESPMHNQHGQVSILNKNRDISICRLKMKALQLSTDHSTSIEEEILRIQAEHPDDDKAISNDRVKGQLKVTRAFGAGFLKKLVMKLC from the exons TTGATTTAGATTTTCTAGAGCCCTTGGATGAAGGCTTAGGCCATTCATTTTGTTATGTTAGGCCTCCGATTTTTGACTCTCCTGCCATTACTCCATCAAACTCGGAGAGGTTTACCGTTGATTCAAGTACCCTTGATTCTGAGACGTTGAGTGGGTCATTTAGACATGAAACCATAGAGGATTCCTTAGGACTACAAAGACAGAGTAAGAGTTTTCCAGAAACTACATTTAAGACCATCTCTGGTGCATCGGTTAGCGCGAATGTTTCTACAGCTAGAACTGGTAACCAGATCGCAATGTTTGCTACTGATGTCCAAGAGCCTGCTGCATCATTTGAGAGCACCTCCTCTTTTGCTGCAATCCCTTTGCAGCCAGTTCCTCGTGGTTCTGGTCCTCTGAACAGCTTTATGTCTGGACCTCTTGAGAGAGGGTTTGCTTCAGGGCCTCTTGATAGGGGAGGTGGTTTTATGTCTGGACCAATTGAGAAGGGTGTGATGTCTGGCCCCCTTGATACTGCTGATAAATCCAATTTCTCTGCGCCACTTACACGTGGTTGTAGAAGACCCCATTTCCAGCGATTTATGAGAAGTGTTAGCGGACCAATGAAAAGGACCTTTTCAAAGCATTCTATGGGGTCTGGTTGGATGCAAAGATTCTTGCTGCACCCACTAACTCGATTGGCATGGCATGCTAAGGAGCCCAAGCTTCGATCAGAACCCTCTCGGAATTGTCTTGAAGGGGGGCCATCTGAAGGGGAATACGGGAGCAGTCGAAACTTGCAATGGGCTCATGGAAAGGCTGGTGAAGATAGGGTTCATGTTGTGCTTTCAGAAGAGCAAGGATGGCTGTTTATTGGGATATATGATGGTTTTAGTGGTCCTGATGCTCCGGATTTTCTGATGAGCCATCTTTATAAAGCCATAGACAAGGAATTGGAAGGGCTGCTCTGGGATTATGAAGATAAATCTAGATTTGATCCATTAAAACCTGAAATATCTACGAGTAGAAACCCTCATGCCAGTTTTGAGTGCAGCAAAGAAAATCAGTCAAATTCTTGTTCAGATCAAGAAATATTGTCTAGCATAGGAGAATTGCTTAATCAAGAAAATACTAAGGGTCAGTCTTCTAATAATGAGATAGTTGAGGAAAATGATGATGTGAGGGACAAGAAGGAACAGGATTTATCTAAGTGTAGAAAGTCCACTTTAGGGGCTGAATGTGAATGTGAATCTTTTCCACATGCAAACTTAGCTGGTCAAGGCAGGAAAAGCATGCGGCTGTATGAGTTACTTCAGATGGAGCCATGGGATGGTCAAGGTTATTTGTCAATCTCACAAATGGATAGACAAGGAAAAAGTTCTTGCAATTTTCAACCGCTTTCAGATAATTTAGAATGCATCAACCCATCAAATTTCAAAGATGATAGGTCTAACATACAAGGTGAAGATCCTACCACTTCAGGAGAAGATATTGGGGTTGGGCTTGATTTTGATAATCAAGGTGCTGCAACTGCTGCTACCATGTCAGGGCAAAGGCATAATACACGAAAGTCCTTGATTGGTTCAAAGATACGGAAAGTATATCGGAAGCAGAAGTCATTACGGAAGAAGCTTTTTCCTTGGAGCTATGATTGGCACAGAGAAGAGATTTGTGTGGATGAGAGAATAGTTGAATCTTCAGGACCTATTAGGAGGCGCAAGTCTGGAGTTGTTGACCATGATGCTGTGTTGAGAGCAATGGCTCGGGCGCTCGAAAGTACTGAAGAAGCTTATATGGAAATGGTGGAAAAGGCTCTTGACATAAATCCAGAGCTTGCTTTGATGGGATCATGTGTTCTAGTGATGTTAATGAAGGACCAGGATGTATATGTCATGAACCTTGGGGATAGCCGTGTGATTTTGGCACAGGAAAGACCAAATGATCGCCATCCAAATCCAAATTCTGTGAAGGATGATTTAAAGTATAGAAACAGATCTAGAGAGTTGCTAGCGCGTATGGAACTGGACAGAATATCAGAGGAGTCTCCTATGCATAACCAACACGGTCAAGTTAGCATACTGAATAAGAACAGAGACATCTCTATCTGCAGATTGAAGATGAAGGCGCTCCAACTTTCCACTGACCACAGCACAAGTATTGAAGAG GAAATCTTAAGAATACAGGCGGAACACCCTGATGATGacaaagccatttcaaatgaTAGGGTGAAGGGGCAATTGAAAGTCACTAGGGCATTTGGTGCTGGTTTCCTGAAGAAG CTTGTAATGAAGCTCTGCTAG